From the genome of Phalacrocorax carbo chromosome 5, bPhaCar2.1, whole genome shotgun sequence:
CTGAGGTGTAGTATATTTCTAGGTCTTTTGTCAGTGATGCATCTGTGATCTTTTTTCTCATGTTAGAAAGCTAGCTTATGTGAAAGATAAATACAAAGAcctgtttttcttgcttgttgATATGTGGCTAAGACACTTTGTCCAGTAATTAATGTCTATGTAATTATTTCATTAGGTATTTATTGCACAATCAAGAGCATCTGGAAGCCACCGAGATGTTGAAGATGAGGAGCTTACACGAATCTTCGTTATGATACCAAAATCCTATACAGAGGAAGATCTGCGAGAGAAGTTTAAGGTACTGATTTCCTATTTGttaattgttattttaaattgcctttgacttaatttttcagaatgGATGAATGTATGGAactttaattgtttttaaatattgtaaaCTAATATGCTTTTTAATTGTTCCAGATGTATGGAGACATTGAATATTGcagcattattaaaaacaagacTACTGGAGAAAGTAAAGGTTTGGGCTACGTAAGGTATTTAAAACCATCGCAAGCTGCCCGAGCAATTGAAGAGTGTGATCGAAGTAAGAACCTGACTGAATTCTTTCAAGTTTTTCACAATAAGTGTGTATCATCATTAATGTAcctttaatttttagttttggttACAGGTAAATTATTTATGATTTAAACACATCTTGAGACAAAGTTCTATTGCAAATAAAAAGTAGGATTATTAACATTCATTGAGAACACTCAGCTGAATACATTCTTGCAGGACCAAACTGCAAGTAAGATCAGTGAAAAGAGTTTGGAAATGAATACAGAGCTTTCTTTCATGCATTATTATTGGCCTGTAATGCAGACTTCATGGACAGGAAAACCTCATTTTAATGTATCCCTgagaatatgcatttttaatcaAACATATTtgatacaaaataaatttatataataaaatatatttgataatTCATAGGGGTTCTGTTGTGATTACATTTCTTAAATAAGAACAAATTAATCCTAACTGAAGTTGGGagggattttggtttttttcatttaatgtcATGATCAGTTGGTTGCAGAATGAAAGACTTTGTACGTTTTATGACCAAGCATCTGTCATTTATACTCTAATACCAAAAAGGTGATAATGAATTTGAGTGAGTCTGGTGGAAGGCCACCAAGGCGGTCAGTGGCTGAAGCACATGACTTATGAAGAGAAATGAAGGGAACTGGGTTTCCTCATCAAGGAGAAGAAAGGCCTTTGGGGAAAACTAACAGCAGCCTTTCAGCCCAACCTCCTGTTCTGTATTCGCTTAATCACAAATATGAAACAACTTGATGTGTGGGTGtggttagggttttttcttttttgtccagAAATATACGTTGTGGTTCTATGTCATATCTATCAGAAGTAGTTctacaaaaattatatttgtgacAATTCTTGCATAGGAACATGAGTCTGAAATTACttagcaattattttatttccattttgctgtGAGGCTAAAATGAAATTAGTTGGATAGCCTGAGAGTACCCATTTCTTTCATAAAAGCAAAACCTAGATCAGTGCAAAACATACATAAACGGCTGTTATGGCATGGAAATTCAGGTGATTGCCCCTGGAGTTCAGAGAGAATCTCTGGATCACAGAGATTCAGTGCCTCTGAATCCAGTTAAAtgtcacagaatggttgaagttggaagggacctctggaggtcatctggccCAACCCCTCCGCTCAAGCAGGCACCgtggttgcccaggaccatgtccaaacggcttttgaatgtctccagggacggagactctacaacctctgttggcaacctgtgccagtgctcagtcactcTCACAGCAAGTAGGCTCCATTGTGCTTAACTTGTGACTAGGAGTAGTTCTATGTGGAAGTTGTTAACTTTCATACAATTATTGTGGCAGGTTTCAAGGGCTGTAGATTATTTATTTGCCTAAAGCCAGCATTTACTGGGTTTTTTgaataatatatttctaaatgCAATACTTAAAGAATGCAGATCTGGTCAGATAATTTAGGTGTGCTGAGGTGTTGCTCTTTGTGTGGTTGTTTCTTTCAGGCTACAGGGCCATTTTGGCTGAACCTAAAAATAAGTCATCTGAGTCTTTTGAACatgattattatagtaataacatGAGGCAAGAATCAAGAGGAAATACACTTCCATTTTGTAAGTCACAGCTTTTTATACTAAAAACGATTTGTAGTCTTGAGTATggtcacaaaggaaaaatggacTTTGGAAGAAACAGAGACTTAGTTCAACACTTAAATAATAGATTGGATGTTAGAGTAAAAACAAGTCAGGCATTTTGTTCCTATATTTTTATGGCTTGCTTTGCTCTAGTTGGTTGATTATTTTGTGACCTGCATTGGTGAAATAAACAGGTTACCTTTAGTATGTAATTGATGTagattacttttaaaagttgaatgaaaaatatgtatgaAACAAAGGCATGCTAGTGTGATGACttgaattatatatttttatgttgatTCTTGAGGTGGGCAGCCGgaattttgcagttttgaaaaaaatgagaacagaattCAAGAGTCAGTCTCCAAACGTCTGTCAGTGGTATCGCGGCTTCCCTTTGTCCAAGAGCAGCTGTTTGCTCTCTTTGATCTAGTCCCAGGACTGGAATATTGTGATGTTCAGCGAGATCCTCATACCAATAGTGGTAAGTAAAAGTACAAgggtatttcttttttcctttctatgaACGGAATGCCTTTTAATTGTACTTCAATTCATTTGTGTTTCAAAATACAGTACACTTGTGGGGAAGAATTTGTTTTATGTATCAATGGTTGCCACTATCACTGATGCATAAACCCCAAAATCCAGTTTTGTTTGAACCCCTGCTTACAGATAGCCTTAAATACCTTTATTTTCAGATAATAGAATCTCAAGGACAGAATCAAAACCATGAGGAGTGGTTTTTGGTCAAATTAAGTTAACAGTGTTCAGCAgaataaatggagaaaaagtttcaaaaattaTTAGACATCTAGTTTAAATGTTCTCTAAACAGATCATCTGAGTTTTCCTCTTGaaatgggggtggtggtggtggtggtgatgtgTCTGTGTGTAGAAGCTGACATGAGTCAATTGGACAATTGTGACACAAATCATGTTTTATATTGGAAGGATTGTTTTGGTTTCAGTCTTGTTGTTTTGCCATTGCTGAGAAAAATGTGGAAGAGGTCTCTTCTCCAAGAAGCTTGAAGTGGAAATGATTCAGAGTGTTAAAATGTAACTTTACAGTACTTGAGATTTACTGTTGATGGgataattgcattttaaaatgaaactgtatatgtttttggttttaattcagGGTTAGGGAAGAAGGCATGTTTTCACTTGTGTTGCTTTGTTACCAGCTTTTCAAGTTAGTATAAATATAGCTGATCTGTCACTAGTTAATGCCACTGATGTTTTCTTCACAAACGCCACTGATGTTGCTATTAAGTAATGTAATATGTGGtaaaaaaagtaagaattttGTATCATCTGTGACTAATGTGCAGTTCAATCATATTGCTTTATATGAGTGTAGTTTATTCTTAGGATTTACCCAAATCATACTGAAACTATATGCACTGTATTTGTAGGGTATGCTGTGATTCAGTACAGTACTGCTGCGTCAGCTATATATGCCAAGTATAAATTGCATGGTTTTGAGTATCCTCCTGGAAATCGATTAACTGTCATTTTCCTAGAAGATGGGAGTGATAGCTCAGAGTAAGTACCAATACATAGACACAGAAAGTTGTAAGTTGTGTTCCGGAGAGCAAAATTTAAAGTCAATAAATAAATTCTTAACATAAGTAGCAGCAATGTCATTATGATCTTGTTTCATACTTGTAGAtagtattttctgaaatttaggtgatctgtgtggtttttttgaatGGTTTAGAATAAGGCTTTTGAAACTTACTAGTCTTTGATCAAGAAAAAGTTGAAGTGTAATTTCTTAAGATACATTGGAAAATCTTGGATTGGGCAAGAATCTTTGTAAATGTCTCTGTAATATATAACAAGGCTGGAATGTGTTTTTGACGAGGTTTTTGTATTAAAACCATATTTAGCTACTTGATCTCTTGGTTGTGTTTGCAGTACTGCAAATAGTAGCCTTGTGAATCACATATGTAGAGTAAAAAATTGTTGGGTGGTGAGGATCTGATATCCCCACTGTATGGGGATCATCAGGTTTTACTTTGACCATGTCTCATCCGTACCTGTGATATGAATGGCCGTTACAAGTTGGAGTGGCTTGTATGTTCCTGCAGTGAATATTTTGACTTCAGTTTCATGCTGAAGTAATCTAGTTCATGTCAAACCTATTCTGGGATATGAACGAGGACAGTAAGGAGGGACAATGGAGAGATTCACTTCAGAAGTGCATGCCTGAtctaaacttaaaaaaaaaaataattaattgaaACCGTCCTTGCAAACAATTTCCTTAATTCTTCAATAATTCCTACTACTTCATGGTTCTACAACACAGGCTGTGAATCTATGCAAAAACTGcagttgctttttcttattctgcaacagaagaaaaattattggaAAACGAAAATTGGAAGTAAACTTTCTGTGCTAGTATTCCGACTTCTGAATTGAATCTCTGTGCCTCTGTaccattcagaaaaaaaaaatatcgaAATCTCTGACTTCTGAATTGAATTTCTTTATTGAAACAGGTAGAATTTTTCCAGCCTTTCTGCCTTTTAGGCACCTTTCCCAAAATGTAGTGGGCTctgtagagttaatttttttttctcctagagTATTAACCCAAGAAGAGTTTTGTATCTCTCTGTATAGAAACGTATGTTTTCAGTGAGTTGCAGCTAGCATGCATACTTTCAGATCATGTCTAGAGTGTCATAAAAGCATGACTTGATTTTTGGTATCTACATGAGTTTACAGGTTTTCAGAGATACTTTGATATGCATGAAAGCTTATTTTATCTTGCTGAATTTATGATTACCATAACTTAGCTCTTTCTTTACAATAGTCTGTTATTATTTCTGCTTGCAGCCTCATCAGAAAAATGGCAACACAGCTAGTAACAGCACATGTGTCGTCAGTGTTGCGGAATAACAGTGCAATTGTTCAGCAGTATAGGACACCTCCTGTGAGTTAATATAATGGATACTGTTAACATTCTTCCGAAATCTTGTAAGAAACTTCAGATATGTCAATAAAGATCACTGCTCACTTTCTTCTGTAACTGTTTTAAGATGCCACACTTTTAACATGTACCTCTGGGtgttttgtacatttttattcCCTGTAAAGGTGTCTGACCTTACCTGGATTTATTGTCCAATTTAATGAAATAaccaaagtaaataaattaagaTGAGAACTGGTAAAGCCTGTTTATATCCTGTGATATAAATAAGGTAAAATgactttttcctcccctcacagaatcacagaatcgtaggggttggaagggacctctggagatcatcttgtccaacccccctgcttgagcaggcacacctagagcagggggcacaggaccacgtccaggcgggttttaaatgtctccagggaaggagactccacaccctccctgggcagcctgtgccactgctctgtcaccctcacaggaaagaagtgttcTCTCACGTTTATGTGGAAcgtcctgtgttccaacttgtgcctgttgccccttgtcctgtcattgggcactgttgaaaagagcctagtctcatcatcctgacacccaccctttagatatgtataggtattgatgagatcccccctcagtgttctcttctccaggctgaacaaacccaagtctctcagcctttcctcataagggagatgctccagtcccctgatcatcttggtaggtCCCCACAGGACTTGCTGAAGCAGTGAGTGGACTTGCTCATTGGTTAACTTAtacttgcattttttccccctctttcagCAGGCATTTGGAGGAACTTCTGGCTCACAGTTACTTCAGCCCCAAACAGATGCCATACTtccaccacacaaaaaaaaagttccacctgacacttctgtgaaagaaaggcttttcattctttttcatcCCCATCCTTTACCTGTAAATGTACTGGAGGATGTGTTCTGGTAAGACTCCATTTACAAATAAGTGttctctaacaaaaaaaaaaaaaaaaaatcaaatatttagaATAAATGTTGAAAATACAGATTGTCATAATGAAAACTCCTTCCAGAACAGACAGTGCACAGTGATCAATAAGTAATAAGTGATCAGTAGGTAACAGTTGCTTTCTGAATCAAGTGTGTAAGGGAATTCAGCTTGGAGCATGGATGCAATGTCATCAATACAGAAACTTTATTATTGTTTAACGTAAGGTGAAGTAAAATGTCTAGtgtcttaacatttttttaacaaaaaaggtgatatttttcattcttatagCCTAatttatttggcattttcttGCACATATTTCTACAAggaatttaagtattttaataaatttccACAGTAACGTAGGGGAGTAAGTATAGGGAGGTTTCTTCTGATATATCGTGAGACATTTTGATATTTACACTATTTCAACCATCCTCTCACAGTACCTTCCTATGAGGAGCAAAGACTTGAGAGACAATTTTTGCTATCTTTAGAACAAATCCATAGTTCAGCTGTTCTCCAGTgttttatgttatttatttttagtacaCTCTTGAACAAAAAgacatttccttttctaataGCTGGCATTTGCAATAAATCTTTggaaagccaaaatattttcaaagcaccaggagaggaaaagaaacaatatgCATTTGTGTAGAATCTAAAGCTGTACCTATTTGTTATACTGGATTTTCTTAATCAgatgctggagaagaaaaaggaaggctATACACCTTAGTCCTGACACTTGTATAACTTCAGTATGAAGCGAGCAGACTTTATTcgcttaaaatgttttttaaggaACTGTCTAGGAATCTCCTGAGGGCTTGGGAAGCTGGGTTTTTCTGTAAAGCTTTAGCGCTTGCTTTCTGAGTCATTTCAGTGAGATCTTTTCAAAGATGAATCACAGCTGAGCAAGTTCATTTAAGTGAGGTGCAAGTTTAGCCTCTGAATTATCCCCGGTTTATGTatgtgttcttttttgtttatttggagTTCTTTTGTTGTTTcgtgtgtgggttttttaagtgCCATTTAGTTTGGGGACTATGGTATTGATTAGCTTTacatattcttttaaataaaacgCTGGTGCTTGTGGTTCTGTTGTAATATTCCATAAAATAACATTACCTATGaacttttggttttatttctcttcctgcctGGAATTCTAGAGAGCGGAGTGTAACAATTGGGAGTTTTGGAAGAGGGCAGCACAAGAGAATATAGCATACGtataagaatatatttttttgcagcTACCAAATCATATATACTTCTGATTGGATAGTAGGTATCTGTGTTGCAGCAAAACCTGTAAAtgatctttgttttcttcccccccaccccagtcgTTTTGGGCACTTGATAAAAGTTTACCTTGTGGCTGGAAAGAATGTGGGCTATGCAAAATTTGCAGACAGAGCAAGTGCCAGTGATGCCATAACTGCGTTACATGGCAAGACTGTGAATGGCGTCAGGCTTAAAGTAAGGTTGGCAGACTCGCCTACAGAAGAATCCAACAAACGCCAGAGAACTTACTGAGCAGGTGAGTACCCAGTCTGAGCTGTTACTTAAAGTGAGGTTCAACTACTTGAAATAGTTATAGGCAAAGTACTTTGAAGTTAGATATGAACATGTAATCATAAACCTTAAATCTATTTTTAGCTAATAACTTGAAATTTCATTTGtgatatatgtgtgtgtatacatatatatgtatgtatgggTGTGTGTATGcttatatatgcacacatacactttattttagtaaaaatctatttttataatttttgaaCAAGTATGAACCAGTTGATTAGCATCAATCTGGATGCTCATAGAAATACTTCATGTATGTAAAAGTGAACATTGAAAAGAgtatgcaaaaataaacaatggAACTGAGATCAGCTTGTGTGTGTCttcctttcattaaaaacacatgCCCTCACAGTGGTGGTGGATAAAGATGCAGAGTTTAGTCCTTGAAGAGCAGAGGATTGAAGGGGTAAATAAA
Proteins encoded in this window:
- the RBM45 gene encoding RNA-binding protein 45 isoform X2, which gives rise to MLSPRRKGCCGRSPPAPEKSQRSPAAREPGGPSMEEGSGFRLSAECLDEPPNSRVFVVLGKDAGEALIRERFAPFGDIQNIWLLRDKRTNESRGIAFIKFARSSQACRAMEEMHGRSLVPDTKPIKVFIAQSRASGSHRDVEDEELTRIFVMIPKSYTEEDLREKFKMYGDIEYCSIIKNKTTGESKGLGYVRYLKPSQAARAIEECDRSYRAILAEPKNKSSESFEHDYYSNNMRQESRGNTLPFCGQPEFCSFEKNENRIQESVSKRLSVVSRLPFVQEQLFALFDLVPGLEYCDVQRDPHTNSGYAVIQYSTAASAIYAKYKLHGFEYPPGNRLTVIFLEDGSDSSDLIRKMATQLVTAHVSSVLRNNSAIVQQYRTPPAFGGTSGSQLLQPQTDAILPPHKKKVPPDTSVKERLFILFHPHPLPVNVLEDVFCRFGHLIKVYLVAGKNVGYAKFADRASASDAITALHGKTVNGVRLKVRLADSPTEESNKRQRTY
- the RBM45 gene encoding RNA-binding protein 45 isoform X1, whose protein sequence is MLSPRRKGCCGRSPPAPEKSQRSPAAREPGGPSMEEGSGFRLSAECLDEPPNSRVFVVLGKDAGEALIRERFAPFGDIQNIWLLRDKRTNESRGIAFIKFARSSQACRAMEEMHGRSLVPDTKPIKVFIAQSRASGSHRDVEDEELTRIFVMIPKSYTEEDLREKFKMYGDIEYCSIIKNKTTGESKGLGYVRYLKPSQAARAIEECDRSYRAILAEPKNKSSESFEHDYYSNNMRQESRGNTLPFCGQPEFCSFEKNENRIQESVSKRLSVVSRLPFVQEQLFALFDLVPGLEYCDVQRDPHTNSGYAVIQYSTAASAIYAKYKLHGFEYPPGNRLTVIFLEDGSDSSDLIRKMATQLVTAHVSSVLRNNSAIVQQYRTPPQAFGGTSGSQLLQPQTDAILPPHKKKVPPDTSVKERLFILFHPHPLPVNVLEDVFCRFGHLIKVYLVAGKNVGYAKFADRASASDAITALHGKTVNGVRLKVRLADSPTEESNKRQRTY